The Ignavibacteria bacterium genome contains the following window.
AATAGGGTGCTTATCCTTTTTAGATTTGGCTCCTAAAGAACTCATTTCTGATCGAACTAAATCAATATTTTTTTTGATTAACAGCTTGTGAGACTTGTTCAGTCTTGAATAAAAAAATAAAATTAATATAAGTGAGAGAAGAACAATTAAGATAATGCCTATCAAAATACTTTGCTGAATTTCATAAGTTTTTAATTCCGATTTCGATTGTGACAATTCATCATCTGAAATTAATTTAAGTGCCTCAAAAGTCTTTCGGCGTTTTATGAGGGAGTCGTAGCTAATAATAACTTTATTGCCAGCTGTCCAAGCATTCCTATAGTCACCAGTGGCAGCGTAATTGTCAGCTAAATATTTATAAATTGTTGTAGCAAGTTGAAATGAAAGTGGGTAGTGAAGTATTTCTTCTGCTTTTTTCAAGAAATAGATTGAAGAATCATACATCGACTTTGTGTAATAAAGCTTTCCTAATCGGACATAGATTTCTGTTATAGAGTCAGGATATTTATAAATTGAATCAAATTTTTGTGCCTTTGAAATATATATCCATGAACTGTCATATTTTTTTTTGTAAAATAAAATTCTGAGAGAGTAGAATATAAATATACCATTCTTACAGAATCTGAAAAACCCATGATATTATTTTTATCGGCGAGCATATCATTTAATGCTTTAAGATAGTAGAATATTGCTTTATCGTAATTTGAACGTTTACTTTCAATCAACCCAAAATTATTTGTTATAACAAATTTTCTCCATTCTTTCCAAGCTGCTAAGTCACCTCTCAATTTATATACTTCCTTGAAGCAATATTCTGCCTTATCTAAAAGTCCTGCCACAAAATATATGTTTCCCAAATCGTGGAGCATATTAACTTCGTTTTTTTTATCGCCTAAAGTTCTGAAAATATCTCTAGCTTTAAAAAGCAAAATGATCATAGAATCGTATTGAAGATTTTCTTTATAAATCTCACTTAAACGCCCATATGATTTTGCTTTCAATAGCAAGTCATTCCGCTGCTCAGCTAAAAGAATTGAAGCTTTTGCATTGTTTTTCTGCTCCTCATATGAACCATATCTTGCATAAAACAGAAGCACATGGTTATAACAGTACAGGTCAGGGATTTTTTTTGTCAGATTTAATAATCTCTTTGCTTGTTTTTGAGCTATGACTGGATCAATGTCAGTGATTAAGAGGAGTATGTTATCGAAAATTTCTTTTTGTTTATCCGGATCTTCGGTTTGGAGTTTTAAGATTAGTTCTTCCAAATCGGGTCGTGAGTGTATTGTGCCCGCTGATGTTAGAATAATCAGAACAATAATGATGCTGTATTTCAGACACGAAAACCGCAACAAATCTCTCCTGATGCTTATCGTAAATAATAGATTTACTCTATCAATTTAGGTTAAAATGGAAACAATAGCAAAATGGCTCACTGAAAAATATTTGTTGATCTTTGCCCTGCGAAAGTATTATTAGGTTAAGGAAAGATTAGATCTTTAATACCGCAGAGAGCACGGTGTACACAGAGAAAATACTGAAGGGATTTAATGTAATAATTCGGCTAATCTTTTTGTGAAGTTTTTAATGAAGTTTGAATGCCTTATGCCAGTATACTTCTTACCTTCAAAAATTCTCTTCTAAGATAGAATCAATTGTCGTTATGTCAATTTACTTCTGATAAAATTTATAAATTTTATCATTCACCAAACGAAAAATTATAAAAAAAACTTTGGAAATTTTAAAAATTTCGAAACTTTTCGATTGATAATTAACAACTAAAAAAAAGTTGATAAGATTTATCATTCTTAACAACATCGTGACGTATTTTTACAAGGGCAAGATTATTTTCGCAGTAGAAAATGGTGAGAAAAAAACTGTGAGAAGCATCAATGTATTAAAAAAAACAATTCACAAATTTATCGAGGAAAAGCTCGGAAAACACTTCTCGTTGGAGAGCGTATTTATAATTCTATATATCATTCTTGCAATAATATTTATTATCAACTTAATGGTGTCAATATTTTAATTAACCAAATGTCTCATCAAAGATAGGAGAACAAAAATGAAAAAATCTTTTGCGATATTCGTTATTCTCTGCATAACAATATTTGCTTTTACGGGTGAGTTGTATTCACAAGCAACACTTGAAACGGCTCAACCATTTTGTACTGCAGTCGGCGCTACGTACCCTGCAGGTGTAAATACCGGAACAGCACAACCGGGCCCGAACTATGGATGTTTGATTATGCGTCCAAATCCTGCATGGTATTATATGAAAATAGGTGTGGGAGGCTCTCTACAAATTACTGAAACAAATAGCGCTAACGTGGATATTGATTTTATTTTGTGGGGACCTTTTCCTAATCAAAGTCCAGCACCAACAGATTTAACAGCAGAAAAAATGATTGACTGTAGCTATCATCCTCAAGCAACCGAAATTATCGATTTGGGAAGCTCGAGTGTTGGAGAGTACTATATTTTACTTGTGACAAACTTTTCAAATTCGCCGACAAATATAACGCTTGCAAAAACAGGAGGGACTGGTGAAACAGACTGTTCAATTGTAAATCCTGCTCCACCAACTCCAGGATTAGCTTCACCAGGAAATGGTTCAACAAACCAACCACTGACTTTGAACCTATGCTGGGATGCATCAACCGGAGCAACAAGCTACGGTTTACAAGTTGCTACAGATGCAGGTTTTTCAAATTTGGTTTATAATCAAACAGGATTAGCTGGACTTTGTCAACAAGTCGGTCCGTTAAATACGAATACAACATTTTATTGGCGTGCAAATGCAACAAATGCGAATGGTACAAGTGCATGGTCAGGCGGCTGGAGTTTTACTACGGTACCACCGGTACCTTCTGCACCAACCCTTGTTTCACCAGCTGATAATGCAATTAATCAACCTCTCACGCTTACGTTGACATGGAATGCTTCTTCCGGTGCCACCAGTTATCGATTGCAAGTCGCCTCAGATGCCGGCTTTACTAATTTAGTAGTTAATGAAGCAAATATAACAACTACAAGCAGGCAGGTCGGTCCACTAAATAATAGTATTCGATATTTCTGGCGAGTAAATGCAACCAATGCCGGAGGAACAAGTGCATATTCTTCGGTTCGGAGGTTCAGAGCACTTAATCCAGCTCCTGCAACATATCTGACAACTTCAGCCGGAGTGAGTACTTACTATGCAATGAACGGACCAAACATTACGGTCGATGGAGGTGTGACAGTCTCTGGCGGGAACTACGACGGTGCCATTGTATCAATAAATACTAACTTCACGAGCGCTGAGGATAGATTAATTTATCCAACCGTGCTTCATGAAATAACGGGAGATTATAATACTTCGACTGGTGTATTGACCTTCACTGGTAACGGTACTGGCGCACAATATCAAGAAGTATTAAGATCTGTTCAGTATAAAAATATTAATGTACTGAATCCCAGTCAAGCAACCCGGCAAATAACTTTTCAAGTTGGAACTGCAATATTTTATTCTGGCAGTGGACACTATTATAGGTATGTTCCTGCTTCTGCAATTCGTTGGGATGTGGCTAAGAATCAAGCAGATGTTTCTTACTTCTATGGCTTAGCAGGATATTTGACCACAATTACCTCAGCAGGAGAAAACAGTTTCATCCAACAAAAAATAAATGGTAACACTTGGATAGGAGGAACTTGCGATCCAGCTTTTGCACCTGGTGCATTTTGGCCACCACCTGGAATCACCACTGGTTCCATTTGGAAATGGGCTACCGGTCCAGAATATCTTGATAACTTAAGCTATATTAATTGGGCACCGGGTGAACCAAATAATTCTGGGGGTGAAGCTCATTTACATTTATATTCGACCGGACTATGGAATGATTTTGCTATCGATAATCCCAACATTTTAGGATATTTGATCGAGTATGGTGGACTTGCAGGAGATCCTACGGTAACTATTTCTGGGGATAAAAATTTAGCAGTATACATTATTCCTCCACCAACACTACTTTCGCCAGCAAATAATTCCATTTATATGGAGGTTAATCAAAACCTAAGCTGGCAAGAAGTGCCAGGAGCGGAGTTGTATCAGATTCAACTTGCCGTTGATGAGAACTTTACGATAATTGTTCTTGACGATGCAACTGTTGGTGGTTTCTGCAAACAAGTTGGACCTTTAAATTTAGGAACAAAGTATTATTGGCGGGTACGTGCTCTGAGAGCGGGAGCTAGGAGTTTATGGTCAACAACATGGAACTTCACAACTCTTCCAACGGTACCACCGCAGCCGATATTAATTTTACCTGAAAATAATTCGGTAGATAGACCAATAACACTGAATCTGAGCTGGAATCCCGCACCTAATGCACTTACATATAGATTACAAGTCGCAACAGATTCAAACTTTAACAATCTAGTATTTAATGATTCTACTCTTACAGCAACAAACCATGACGTCGGACCTTTAAGTAATTTCACAAGATATTACTGGAGAGTTAACGCGAAGAGCTGCTGTGG
Protein-coding sequences here:
- a CDS encoding tetratricopeptide repeat protein, which encodes MEELILKLQTEDPDKQKEIFDNILLLITDIDPVIAQKQAKRLLNLTKKIPDLYCYNHVLLFYARYGSYEEQKNNAKASILLAEQRNDLLLKAKSYGRLSEIYKENLQYDSMIILLFKARDIFRTLGDKKNEVNMLHDLGNIYFVAGLLDKAEYCFKEVYKLRGDLAAWKEWRKFVITNNFGLIESKRSNYDKAIFYYLKALNDMLADKNNIMGFSDSVRMVYLYSTLSEFYFTKKNMTVHGYIFQRHKNLIQFINILTL
- a CDS encoding T9SS type A sorting domain-containing protein, yielding MKKSFAIFVILCITIFAFTGELYSQATLETAQPFCTAVGATYPAGVNTGTAQPGPNYGCLIMRPNPAWYYMKIGVGGSLQITETNSANVDIDFILWGPFPNQSPAPTDLTAEKMIDCSYHPQATEIIDLGSSSVGEYYILLVTNFSNSPTNITLAKTGGTGETDCSIVNPAPPTPGLASPGNGSTNQPLTLNLCWDASTGATSYGLQVATDAGFSNLVYNQTGLAGLCQQVGPLNTNTTFYWRANATNANGTSAWSGGWSFTTVPPVPSAPTLVSPADNAINQPLTLTLTWNASSGATSYRLQVASDAGFTNLVVNEANITTTSRQVGPLNNSIRYFWRVNATNAGGTSAYSSVRRFRALNPAPATYLTTSAGVSTYYAMNGPNITVDGGVTVSGGNYDGAIVSINTNFTSAEDRLIYPTVLHEITGDYNTSTGVLTFTGNGTGAQYQEVLRSVQYKNINVLNPSQATRQITFQVGTAIFYSGSGHYYRYVPASAIRWDVAKNQADVSYFYGLAGYLTTITSAGENSFIQQKINGNTWIGGTCDPAFAPGAFWPPPGITTGSIWKWATGPEYLDNLSYINWAPGEPNNSGGEAHLHLYSTGLWNDFAIDNPNILGYLIEYGGLAGDPTVTISGDKNLAVYIIPPPTLLSPANNSIYMEVNQNLSWQEVPGAELYQIQLAVDENFTIIVLDDATVGGFCKQVGPLNLGTKYYWRVRALRAGARSLWSTTWNFTTLPTVPPQPILILPENNSVDRPITLNLSWNPAPNALTYRLQVATDSNFNNLVFNDSTLTATNHDVGPLSNFTRYYWRVNAKSCCGTSVWSPTWTYRTIVPFPVVPTGTVTPTSGAINQPITLNISWQPVPYAETYRLQVSTSNTFGTTVFDDSTITTTSKQVGPLANDKTYYWRVRAKNVAGTGAYSTISVFTTIVPIPVTPSLGTPANNAVRQPMTITLTWAEVPYAVKYRLQVATDSLFTVVSVFLDDTTLTTNSRQVTLPSYDTKYFWRVNAKNIAGTGTFSSIRSFRTLGPIPTVFDLSNPLEHHRIVVRQGDGTPITFKWRKSTYATKYRWRYGVPYINPWYFDILSNSNGTDTLLTLTEGQLYNIWDSTMLLGSIDSCIGQWAVWAFNVYGLDSTQSNQTWYLKFVLRRTTGFIDGSIPTEYSLAQNYPNPFNPSTKLRFGLPQESNVTLTIYNILGEQVDKLINNDLLKAGWYEYDFNASKLPSGNYIYRITAGNFTQTKKMSIIK